In a single window of the Acidobacteriota bacterium genome:
- a CDS encoding PD40 domain-containing protein, whose translation MKKFILFTLLLAATATVSSQTKLLRFPDIHADRVVFSYGGDLWTASAAGGTATRLTAHPGVETFPKFSSDGKWIAFTGQYDGDEQVYVIPSTGGEPRQLTFYPSRGPLAPRWGYDNQVLGWTPDGKVYYRGSRDSWSLPIAKIYTVSPQGGPSEPMPMPEAGSGAFSGDGTKIVYSPLFRDFRPEKRYSGGQANKLYIYDLSSNDVKLVSDAQRATRDPIWLGGTIYYNSDKDGKFNLYSFDVATSRITQITKNRDWDIRWPSSDERSRIVYERDGELEVFDTVSKRATKLNISVPDDGINRRKRQVSVGNRISSFNLSPKGERAVFAARGDIFTVPIEKGGVRNLTRSSEAHDRLPAWSPDGRTIAYISDRSGEEELWFVDQDGTSAPVQMTNGTKGQKYSPIWSADGRRIAFSDKDGKVYVFMVSTKKLDIIADAPNGQIQDYTWSPKGGFLAYSMVSANGLRAIHIWSAEENKTYRVTPEMFFSSNPAWDPSGDHLFFLSSREFAPQISNSEFNYATNRMTGIFALALKADAKNPFGPESDEVAITEERKEGAPAPVPASSPQGPEKIDFDGIETRVAQVPVSSENYNSLSANRGHLIYRTQPPFIYGRQAETQPLLKIYSLKDRRETTILTPAGGYALTSDGNKMLVGGQGGFSMFDANPNAERTRKAVSTAGLATEIDPVKEWEQIFNESWRKYRDWFYASNMHGFDWAKIREDYRKWLPHVAHRADLNYIIAEMSSELTVQHAYVDGGDMNLPPRVRVALLGAQFELDKAANRFKISKIYKGQNEEEIYRSPLTEVGSTAKVGDYIMSINGEDVTGDRDIYSYLRGKADNAVTLMVNGTPSLQGARKVSVRPITSESNLIYLDWVESNRRRVDSLSNGRLGYLHIPDMGAPGIREFIKWYYPQLNKEGLVIDVRANGGGNVSRMIIERLRRKLLGVNYRSYDQEGSTYPDGVFLGPMIAILNENSASDGDIFPYMFREAGLGQLVGKRSWGGVVGITNRGSFIDGGNVSVPESALANAKGEYIIEGYGVDPDIEVENDPKSVIAGRDPQLERAVAEVLKKITTPVRLPRRPADPVRNK comes from the coding sequence ATGAAAAAGTTCATATTGTTCACCCTTTTGCTTGCTGCAACGGCAACGGTATCTTCTCAAACCAAGCTTCTTAGATTTCCGGATATTCACGCGGATCGAGTCGTCTTCTCTTACGGCGGCGATCTCTGGACCGCATCTGCGGCCGGCGGAACCGCAACTCGCCTGACCGCGCATCCGGGTGTCGAGACCTTTCCGAAATTCTCTTCTGACGGAAAATGGATCGCATTTACCGGGCAATATGACGGCGATGAACAGGTCTACGTTATCCCGTCAACGGGCGGAGAGCCTCGACAGCTCACATTCTATCCGTCAAGAGGCCCGTTGGCCCCGCGTTGGGGATATGACAATCAGGTGCTCGGCTGGACGCCGGACGGCAAGGTCTATTATCGGGGAAGCCGCGACTCGTGGTCGCTACCGATCGCAAAGATCTACACCGTATCGCCGCAAGGTGGCCCTTCAGAGCCTATGCCGATGCCGGAGGCAGGTTCCGGAGCCTTTTCAGGGGACGGCACCAAGATCGTGTATTCGCCGCTATTTCGAGATTTCCGTCCGGAAAAGCGGTACAGCGGCGGCCAGGCGAATAAGTTGTACATTTACGATCTTTCCTCCAACGATGTGAAACTCGTGTCGGACGCTCAGAGAGCTACCCGCGACCCGATCTGGCTCGGCGGAACCATCTACTACAATTCCGATAAGGACGGTAAATTCAATCTCTATTCGTTCGATGTCGCAACCTCCCGGATCACCCAGATCACCAAGAACCGCGACTGGGACATTCGCTGGCCGAGCTCTGACGAAAGGTCACGGATCGTTTATGAGCGCGACGGCGAACTTGAGGTCTTCGATACTGTTTCAAAACGGGCGACCAAGCTTAATATCTCGGTTCCCGACGACGGCATTAATCGGAGAAAACGGCAGGTTTCTGTTGGAAATCGTATTTCGTCATTCAACCTCAGCCCAAAGGGCGAGCGAGCAGTGTTCGCGGCAAGGGGCGATATTTTTACAGTACCTATCGAGAAAGGCGGCGTGCGGAACCTGACCCGCAGTTCCGAAGCACATGACCGGCTGCCCGCTTGGTCGCCTGACGGCAGGACCATCGCCTATATATCGGATAGGTCCGGTGAAGAGGAGCTTTGGTTCGTTGATCAGGATGGCACGTCGGCACCCGTTCAAATGACCAATGGGACCAAGGGGCAGAAATACTCTCCGATATGGTCCGCTGACGGCAGGCGTATCGCATTTTCTGATAAGGACGGAAAGGTCTATGTCTTTATGGTTTCAACGAAAAAGCTGGATATCATTGCCGACGCGCCGAATGGACAGATCCAGGACTATACATGGTCGCCGAAGGGCGGATTCCTTGCCTACTCTATGGTAAGCGCCAATGGACTGCGTGCTATACACATTTGGAGCGCCGAAGAGAACAAAACATATCGGGTCACCCCTGAAATGTTCTTCTCGTCAAATCCTGCCTGGGATCCATCCGGTGACCATCTATTCTTTCTCAGTTCCCGTGAATTCGCTCCGCAAATCTCTAACTCTGAATTCAACTATGCCACCAACAGAATGACCGGTATATTTGCTTTGGCACTCAAAGCGGATGCAAAGAACCCGTTCGGACCCGAAAGTGACGAGGTCGCCATTACCGAGGAAAGAAAGGAAGGGGCTCCTGCACCCGTGCCGGCCTCATCGCCGCAAGGGCCTGAGAAGATCGACTTTGACGGGATCGAAACGCGTGTCGCCCAGGTGCCCGTGTCTTCTGAGAACTACAACAGCTTATCTGCAAATCGCGGCCATTTGATATATCGGACACAGCCGCCATTCATCTACGGAAGACAAGCCGAGACGCAGCCGTTATTGAAGATATATTCGCTTAAGGATCGACGAGAAACCACCATTTTGACGCCGGCCGGCGGGTACGCTCTCACGTCCGACGGAAATAAAATGCTCGTTGGCGGTCAGGGCGGATTCTCAATGTTCGATGCGAACCCGAACGCGGAGCGAACCCGCAAAGCTGTCTCGACGGCGGGACTCGCAACCGAAATAGACCCGGTAAAAGAATGGGAACAGATCTTTAATGAGTCCTGGCGAAAATACCGCGACTGGTTCTATGCGAGCAACATGCACGGATTTGATTGGGCAAAGATCCGGGAAGACTATCGCAAGTGGCTGCCGCACGTCGCCCATCGGGCGGATCTGAACTACATAATTGCCGAAATGTCGTCAGAACTCACTGTTCAGCACGCATACGTCGACGGCGGTGATATGAATTTGCCTCCTCGCGTAAGGGTCGCCTTGCTCGGAGCGCAGTTCGAGCTTGATAAGGCCGCGAACAGATTCAAGATCTCAAAGATCTACAAGGGTCAAAACGAAGAAGAGATATATCGGTCGCCTTTGACCGAGGTCGGAAGCACCGCTAAGGTCGGCGACTACATCATGTCGATCAACGGCGAGGACGTGACCGGCGATCGTGACATTTATTCATACTTGCGTGGAAAAGCGGACAATGCGGTGACGTTAATGGTAAACGGCACACCGTCGCTCCAAGGTGCGCGTAAAGTATCAGTACGGCCGATCACAAGCGAAAGCAACCTGATCTATCTCGATTGGGTCGAATCGAACCGACGGCGTGTAGATTCGCTCTCGAACGGACGGCTCGGATATCTGCATATTCCGGACATGGGGGCTCCCGGAATTCGCGAATTCATCAAGTGGTACTATCCGCAGCTTAACAAGGAAGGACTCGTCATTGACGTGCGAGCTAACGGGGGCGGTAATGTCTCAAGGATGATCATAGAGAGGCTCAGGAGGAAATTGCTGGGCGTGAATTACCGCAGCTACGATCAGGAAGGTTCAACGTATCCGGATGGTGTATTCCTCGGCCCGATGATCGCTATACTGAACGAAAATTCAGCCTCTGACGGTGATATTTTCCCGTATATGTTCAGAGAGGCGGGACTCGGACAATTGGTAGGAAAACGAAGCTGGGGCGGCGTTGTCGGTATAACTAACCGCGGTTCCTTCATTGACGGCGGAAACGTAAGCGTTCCCGAATCGGCACTTGCCAATGCCAAAGGTGAGTACATTATCGAAGGCTACGGGGTCGATCCTGACATCGAGGTCGAGAATGATCCAAAAAGTGTTATCGCCGGCCGGGACCCACAGCTTGAACGAGCGGTGGCGGAAGTGCTGAAAAAGATAACCACACCGGTTAGATTGCCTCGTCGGCCTGCCGATCCTGTCAGAAACAAGTAG
- a CDS encoding S41 family peptidase has protein sequence MNSYRRTFLALLLAFGLSIGSLAQSDGASAPGGRSVPQKSSANVDSIQREFREALALIEQNYVDGTKLNYNDVVKTSIDTMLHSLDPHSNYFDAKEFEQFRTDQSSRYFGIGATIGDLSDANGNVIATYIKATFDNAPAHKAGLRYGDKIVEVNGESMLGKPFSEVRGFLRGPQGTKAKITVERLETGKLETVEIIRDAVPQPSISEAYMIRPGVGYMAMRGGFNQTTYNEFVRAMRSLKAAGMQQLVIDLRDNGGGLVSQAYRVANAFLNEGQTVFTQRGRIQGVSERYSAQNRVPDRSPVVILVNRQTASASEILAGALQDHDRALIVGENTFGKGLVQNPFQLEYGSMLLLTIAKYQTPSGRQIQKDYSDGGLYNYYTDGGSFRGEGQENKPRGSESQTDTGRPVYSGGGIQPDVEIKPRTIPIERARGQQRLANPVFAFAMELSQGRVTNFESYKTYYPIKFDRDISAADFAVTEKLFAAFKKFAADKYKIPQAQVEKEREFVERTLRTELVTAAYGSQTSFQVLNEYDDQLLKAIDLLPQAKQLALKAEQVRSGGSPNTADQNQ, from the coding sequence GTGAACTCTTACCGCCGTACCTTTCTTGCCCTACTTTTAGCTTTCGGCCTTTCGATCGGTTCATTAGCACAATCCGACGGTGCTTCAGCTCCCGGAGGCCGTTCTGTCCCACAAAAGAGCTCTGCAAATGTCGACTCCATACAGCGTGAATTTCGTGAAGCCCTCGCACTGATCGAGCAGAATTATGTCGACGGGACAAAGCTGAATTATAACGATGTCGTTAAGACCTCGATCGACACAATGCTGCATTCCCTGGACCCGCATTCCAACTATTTCGATGCAAAGGAATTTGAGCAGTTCAGAACGGATCAGAGTTCACGATATTTCGGCATCGGAGCCACGATCGGCGATCTTTCAGATGCTAACGGCAATGTGATCGCCACGTATATAAAGGCGACATTCGACAATGCTCCCGCTCACAAGGCCGGCTTGCGATACGGTGACAAGATAGTTGAGGTCAACGGAGAGTCAATGCTGGGCAAGCCTTTTAGCGAAGTGCGCGGCTTTCTCCGCGGGCCGCAAGGAACTAAGGCGAAGATCACAGTCGAAAGACTGGAAACGGGAAAACTCGAAACGGTCGAGATCATTAGGGACGCTGTTCCGCAGCCGTCGATAAGCGAGGCCTACATGATACGTCCGGGCGTCGGTTACATGGCCATGCGTGGAGGTTTCAATCAAACGACCTACAACGAGTTCGTTAGAGCGATGAGGTCGCTGAAAGCTGCCGGCATGCAGCAGCTTGTGATAGACCTCAGGGACAACGGCGGCGGTCTCGTCAGCCAGGCATATCGCGTTGCGAACGCGTTTCTGAACGAAGGACAGACAGTTTTTACGCAGCGGGGGCGGATCCAAGGCGTGAGCGAGAGATACTCTGCCCAGAATCGCGTTCCGGACAGGTCACCGGTGGTCATACTTGTAAACAGACAGACAGCGTCTGCTTCAGAGATACTTGCCGGAGCGCTTCAAGACCATGATCGTGCTCTGATAGTAGGTGAGAACACATTTGGAAAGGGGCTTGTGCAGAACCCTTTTCAGCTCGAATACGGTTCAATGCTTTTGCTGACCATTGCAAAATATCAAACCCCTTCAGGCCGGCAGATCCAAAAGGACTATTCCGATGGCGGTTTGTACAACTACTATACCGATGGCGGCAGTTTTCGCGGTGAAGGTCAGGAGAACAAGCCGCGCGGGTCTGAGAGTCAGACCGATACCGGCCGTCCGGTGTATAGCGGCGGAGGGATCCAGCCCGACGTGGAGATCAAGCCCAGAACGATCCCGATCGAGAGAGCCCGCGGACAGCAGCGGCTGGCTAATCCGGTCTTTGCCTTTGCGATGGAACTCAGCCAAGGCCGTGTGACGAATTTTGAATCATACAAGACCTACTATCCGATAAAGTTTGACCGCGACATCAGCGCCGCCGACTTCGCAGTTACGGAAAAGCTATTTGCTGCATTCAAGAAATTTGCCGCAGATAAATACAAGATCCCGCAAGCCCAAGTCGAAAAAGAGCGGGAGTTTGTTGAAAGGACCCTGAGAACGGAGTTGGTGACGGCGGCTTACGGATCGCAGACGTCTTTTCAGGTATTGAATGAGTACGATGATCAGCTTTTGAAAGCCATAGACCTGCTTCCGCAGGCCAAACAACTCGCTTTGAAAGCAGAACAGGTCCGTTCGGGGGGATCGCCGAACACTGCAGATCAAAATCAGTGA
- a CDS encoding M20/M25/M40 family metallo-hydrolase — MAENGKQKIMVTALGGSVATAENGITAEVVVVDSFEALEKIGVEGIRNKIVVFNHRFDQRLQSAGFGGAAYSQAVQFRFRGAMEAARFGAIGVLVRSAGGSQNRLVHTGSVGYRDDLPKIPAAAISFEDAELIADLAQQGKTRVQFTITPKTLPDAVSHNVIGDIIGSEKPEEIVVVGGHLDSWDLGTGAIDNASGVAASLQVGHILKELKLRPKRTIRVIAFMEEESGGAGSRAYFEENRNNIDRHFAAVECDLGASRPIGYLYSGKPEVPGILAPLARVLAKTGASQVRYQEGIGADTAPLTRAGVPSFAPWFDLRTYFNYHHTAADTFDKIDPKEYAELSALVAVLTLGLANMDAALPR; from the coding sequence ATGGCCGAAAACGGGAAACAAAAGATCATGGTAACCGCCCTAGGCGGATCGGTCGCGACCGCGGAGAACGGCATTACGGCTGAGGTCGTGGTTGTAGATTCATTCGAAGCTCTTGAGAAGATAGGGGTTGAGGGGATCAGAAACAAGATCGTCGTCTTTAACCATCGATTTGACCAGCGGCTCCAGTCAGCAGGTTTTGGAGGTGCGGCATATTCGCAGGCTGTGCAATTTCGTTTCCGGGGTGCGATGGAAGCTGCCAGATTTGGAGCGATCGGGGTTTTGGTCCGATCTGCAGGCGGTTCGCAGAATCGGCTTGTCCACACAGGGTCAGTAGGCTACCGAGACGATCTCCCAAAGATCCCCGCTGCTGCTATCAGTTTTGAAGACGCTGAGTTGATCGCTGATCTCGCTCAGCAGGGAAAGACTCGTGTTCAGTTCACGATCACGCCAAAGACGCTGCCTGACGCTGTCAGCCATAACGTCATAGGCGACATCATTGGATCCGAGAAGCCTGAAGAGATCGTTGTGGTAGGCGGGCATCTGGATTCTTGGGACCTCGGTACCGGTGCGATAGATAACGCGTCTGGAGTTGCTGCATCGCTGCAGGTCGGGCATATCTTGAAAGAGTTAAAATTGAGGCCGAAAAGAACGATTCGAGTTATTGCATTCATGGAAGAAGAGAGCGGTGGGGCCGGCTCTCGCGCCTATTTTGAAGAAAATCGTAACAACATCGACCGCCACTTTGCCGCTGTAGAATGCGATCTTGGTGCGTCACGGCCTATAGGCTACCTTTATTCCGGAAAACCCGAAGTTCCGGGCATACTTGCCCCGCTTGCACGAGTGCTTGCGAAGACCGGAGCCTCACAAGTTAGATATCAGGAAGGGATCGGTGCGGATACGGCGCCGCTCACGCGGGCGGGTGTTCCGTCATTCGCCCCATGGTTCGATCTCAGAACTTATTTCAATTATCACCACACGGCGGCCGATACTTTTGACAAGATAGATCCGAAAGAATACGCGGAGCTGTCAGCTTTGGTCGCGGTTCTGACCTTGGGGCTTGCAAATATGGACGCTGCCCTGCCAAGATAA
- a CDS encoding S9 family peptidase translates to MKRTISLLAVFLLVTVSVFAQSQFTVNDMLSLKRVGYPELSPDGKTIAYTIGTVDKEANRVTNQIYTVNIDGSGKKQITTGNASSSSPKWSPDGTRIAFVTGGQIWTMSPSGENRVQVTNISTGAAGPVWSADGKWIAFTSEVYPECPDDACNKAEDERVANSKVKAYVTDRLLFKHWNEWRHRKRTHVFIVSSAGGAARDMTPGDFDSPPYSAATGIDYTFSPDGKTLVYLRNPDKVEAVSTNSDIFLLPIEGGEAKNITKGMNGYDAGPVYTRDGRYLLFRSQKTPTFEADRWRIMRYDTRSGEIVELTTGFDLQADDITLSPDGKTIYFAAGERGRAPIFSVPVEPDFRLRIATHVRKVVDNVTAGHINVTSDSKTFVFGSSSLTYPNEIMRANVDGTGLAMVAPENQQFLAKFGLRKAEETEWIGAENTPNHGFVVKPSNFNPAKKYPILVMIHGGPQGAWMDGWSFRWNPQIYANQGYVVFMPNPRGSTTYGQKFVDEISGDWGGKVYTDIMNGVADFIKRPYADKDRIGAAGASYGGYMVAWLLGHNNDPRFRFKTFVSHAGVYNLESMATSTEEIFFVNWEFKGMPWENPEMYARWSPHKFAKNFDTPTLVTGGELDFRVPIDQCLQLYTTLQLQGVESKLVVFPDEGHWILKPQNSEFWHREVISWLNKHLNP, encoded by the coding sequence ATGAAAAGAACAATATCTCTGTTAGCCGTATTTCTCCTTGTAACAGTTTCGGTCTTTGCTCAATCACAATTCACCGTAAACGACATGCTATCCCTAAAACGTGTCGGCTATCCGGAATTGTCACCTGACGGGAAAACCATTGCGTACACAATTGGCACTGTCGACAAGGAAGCCAACAGGGTTACTAACCAGATCTATACGGTCAATATTGACGGAAGCGGTAAAAAGCAGATCACTACTGGTAATGCCTCAAGCTCATCTCCCAAATGGTCGCCTGACGGCACTCGGATCGCTTTTGTGACCGGAGGCCAGATCTGGACCATGTCGCCCTCAGGCGAAAACCGTGTCCAGGTGACGAACATATCTACGGGCGCGGCCGGGCCTGTTTGGTCGGCAGACGGCAAATGGATCGCTTTCACTTCAGAGGTGTATCCGGAATGCCCGGACGATGCGTGCAATAAGGCTGAAGACGAACGCGTCGCCAACAGCAAGGTGAAGGCTTACGTGACCGACCGCCTGCTTTTCAAGCATTGGAATGAATGGCGTCATCGTAAGCGAACACATGTCTTTATTGTGTCTTCAGCCGGCGGCGCCGCCAGAGATATGACTCCGGGCGACTTTGATTCCCCACCATACAGTGCGGCGACAGGGATCGACTATACCTTCTCTCCCGACGGGAAGACCCTTGTTTATCTTCGAAATCCTGACAAGGTCGAGGCTGTATCAACCAACAGTGATATTTTTCTGCTGCCGATCGAAGGAGGTGAAGCAAAGAACATCACCAAAGGGATGAACGGCTATGATGCCGGGCCTGTTTATACTCGAGACGGCAGGTATTTGCTTTTTCGCTCTCAAAAGACCCCGACCTTCGAAGCAGACCGCTGGCGTATCATGCGATACGACACCAGAAGCGGTGAGATAGTCGAGCTCACCACGGGATTTGACCTCCAAGCCGACGACATCACGCTTTCTCCGGATGGAAAGACGATCTATTTTGCAGCTGGGGAACGCGGCCGAGCCCCGATCTTCAGCGTGCCTGTCGAACCGGATTTCCGCCTGCGTATCGCTACCCATGTCAGGAAAGTTGTCGACAACGTTACCGCCGGGCATATAAATGTCACGTCCGACAGCAAGACGTTTGTATTCGGTTCCAGCAGCCTGACCTATCCTAATGAAATTATGCGTGCCAATGTGGACGGCACGGGTTTGGCAATGGTCGCCCCTGAGAATCAGCAGTTTCTCGCTAAGTTTGGGCTTCGAAAGGCCGAGGAAACTGAATGGATAGGTGCTGAGAACACACCGAACCATGGGTTTGTTGTGAAGCCCTCCAATTTTAACCCCGCAAAGAAATATCCTATTCTCGTAATGATACACGGCGGCCCGCAAGGCGCTTGGATGGACGGCTGGAGTTTCCGCTGGAACCCTCAGATCTACGCGAACCAGGGATACGTGGTCTTCATGCCGAATCCGAGAGGTTCGACGACCTATGGCCAAAAATTCGTTGACGAGATCTCGGGAGACTGGGGCGGTAAGGTTTACACCGACATCATGAACGGCGTAGCCGATTTCATAAAACGGCCCTATGCCGACAAGGACCGTATTGGCGCCGCAGGAGCAAGCTACGGGGGATATATGGTCGCCTGGCTTCTCGGGCATAATAACGATCCGCGGTTCCGCTTCAAAACATTCGTCTCGCACGCAGGCGTATACAACCTTGAGAGCATGGCGACATCAACAGAAGAGATCTTCTTTGTAAACTGGGAATTCAAGGGCATGCCCTGGGAGAATCCGGAAATGTATGCGCGTTGGTCGCCGCATAAGTTCGCAAAGAATTTTGATACGCCGACGCTCGTAACCGGAGGTGAGCTCGATTTTCGTGTGCCTATAGATCAGTGCCTGCAGCTCTATACCACATTGCAGCTGCAAGGCGTCGAATCGAAGTTGGTAGTATTCCCGGATGAAGGCCACTGGATATTGAAGCCTCAAAATTCAGAATTTTGGCACCGAGAGGTCATTAGCTGGCTTAACAAGCATCTGAATCCGTAG
- a CDS encoding M1 family metallopeptidase has translation MNRRISCILFAVVMLATALFVSAQSPRRNFDRPQQVDVLHYTIRVSFDGPAKAVIGDTTIRFRPLSDGLRSVSFDAVDLSFESVVLEPDGKPLSYSAEKGTVTALLDRAYAKDETISIRFKYKASPKKGVYFVPAETSDGKVSRAAQIWTQGEPEEARHWFPSFDHPSDKATTEKFVTVENGLTVVGNGELLEKKDNSNGTVTWHYRMPVPHSVYLVSFVIGEYVKLDGKYKEIPLGYYTYPGREENARKAYERTADILRVFEELTGVDYPFNKYDQTIVARFQFGGMENITATTLADTELMYVDLGLGDLVLDLIVHEIAHSWFGNLVTCKNWAELWLNEGWATFLEAAYREKAFGRQHYLQKIRADAATFLIDEMTNRKRHALYNQRADRVDELFDNPSTTYSKGGAVLHTLREEIGDDAFWKGANIYLNRHKFAGVETTDFQAAMEESSGRNLDWFFDQWVYSGGAPNITVRPVYVARTKTLRVTVTQTQRADSLTPAAFRLPLELSMRIGGNTRTEKLEVSDRTRTFSFPASSKPAGLTVDPAAKIPIMRVRLLPVASASR, from the coding sequence ATGAACAGAAGAATATCCTGCATACTTTTTGCGGTTGTCATGTTGGCAACCGCATTATTTGTTTCTGCTCAGTCTCCCAGAAGGAACTTCGATCGTCCTCAGCAGGTCGATGTCCTGCACTACACCATCCGCGTCAGCTTTGACGGGCCTGCCAAGGCCGTGATCGGCGACACGACCATCAGGTTCAGGCCGCTATCCGACGGACTTCGGTCCGTTAGCTTCGACGCCGTCGATCTTTCCTTTGAGAGCGTAGTATTGGAGCCGGATGGCAAACCGCTTAGTTACAGTGCCGAAAAAGGGACAGTTACCGCTCTTTTGGACCGTGCATACGCAAAAGACGAAACAATTTCGATTCGGTTCAAATACAAGGCCAGCCCGAAGAAGGGAGTCTATTTTGTCCCTGCCGAAACCTCCGATGGAAAGGTCTCCCGAGCAGCTCAGATCTGGACACAAGGTGAACCTGAAGAGGCGAGGCACTGGTTTCCGTCTTTCGATCACCCAAGCGACAAAGCAACGACCGAAAAGTTCGTCACGGTCGAAAATGGCCTCACTGTAGTCGGAAATGGCGAATTGTTGGAAAAGAAGGACAATTCCAATGGAACGGTGACGTGGCACTATCGAATGCCTGTCCCCCATTCGGTCTATTTGGTTTCCTTTGTTATCGGTGAATACGTCAAGCTCGACGGCAAATACAAAGAGATCCCACTCGGTTACTACACATATCCGGGCCGCGAAGAGAACGCCAGAAAAGCCTATGAACGCACTGCCGATATTTTGAGGGTGTTTGAGGAACTGACCGGTGTAGATTATCCGTTCAACAAGTACGACCAGACAATTGTAGCCCGTTTCCAGTTTGGCGGCATGGAGAATATTACCGCGACAACGCTTGCCGACACGGAACTGATGTATGTTGACCTCGGTCTAGGCGACCTAGTGCTGGATCTGATAGTGCACGAAATAGCCCATTCCTGGTTTGGAAATCTGGTTACGTGCAAGAATTGGGCGGAGTTGTGGCTAAATGAGGGTTGGGCGACCTTCTTGGAGGCCGCGTACCGTGAAAAGGCGTTCGGCCGCCAACACTACCTGCAAAAGATCCGGGCAGACGCCGCAACCTTTTTGATCGATGAAATGACCAACCGAAAGCGACATGCACTGTACAATCAGCGGGCAGACCGCGTGGACGAGCTTTTCGACAATCCTTCAACGACATACAGCAAGGGCGGAGCGGTCTTGCATACTCTTCGAGAAGAGATCGGCGATGACGCGTTTTGGAAAGGGGCGAACATCTACTTGAACCGGCACAAATTCGCCGGGGTTGAGACGACCGATTTTCAAGCAGCAATGGAGGAGTCGAGCGGCCGCAACTTGGATTGGTTCTTCGATCAATGGGTCTATAGCGGCGGAGCGCCTAACATAACCGTCCGGCCGGTTTACGTTGCGAGAACTAAAACATTACGAGTGACAGTCACCCAAACGCAGCGGGCGGACAGTCTCACGCCTGCAGCATTTCGTTTGCCGTTGGAACTGTCAATGCGGATCGGTGGAAACACTAGAACTGAGAAATTGGAAGTTTCCGATCGGACCCGGACATTTTCTTTTCCCGCATCATCGAAACCGGCCGGCCTAACTGTCGATCCCGCAGCAAAAATACCGATAATGAGGGTTCGTTTGTTGCCTGTCGCGTCGGCTTCGCGTTAA
- a CDS encoding DUF420 domain-containing protein, producing MEYLYIFPHLNASLNALSTILLITGFVLIRRKMISKHRLTMLSAAVVSTLFLVGYLTHHALRTYYFGLGPTRFEGQGLIRPIYFTILTSHTILAALVGPFVLFTLYRGLKGQFDRHKKLARLVFPIWLYVAFTGVLVYLLLYQLYPADRPVTGISVLF from the coding sequence ATGGAATACCTGTATATTTTCCCCCATTTGAACGCTTCGCTCAATGCTCTGAGCACGATCCTGCTGATCACGGGATTTGTCCTTATTCGCAGAAAAATGATATCGAAACATCGTCTTACGATGTTATCGGCGGCAGTGGTTTCGACATTGTTTCTTGTTGGATATCTGACACACCACGCGCTAAGGACTTATTATTTCGGCCTTGGGCCTACGCGATTTGAAGGTCAGGGCCTGATCAGGCCGATCTATTTCACCATCCTGACCTCTCATACAATACTTGCGGCATTGGTGGGCCCATTCGTCCTATTTACCCTCTATAGAGGGCTCAAAGGTCAATTCGACAGGCATAAGAAGCTTGCAAGATTGGTGTTTCCGATCTGGCTGTACGTAGCTTTTACGGGCGTATTGGTATATTTACTCTTGTACCAACTGTACCCGGCAGACCGGCCCGTTACGGGAATTTCGGTCCTGTTTTGA
- a CDS encoding cytochrome c oxidase subunit 3 — MVSGTKDSRPTTLADIAADGTVGGGYPGGSGGRGDGPDPYEVLQPMGPTSDKSRILTGFILLVVAMTFAGLFGAYVVIATNGALEWRPFDLPFQVWLSTLFIVLSSITYHLGKLAVDRIQYQTARKWMIATTALGGTFIASQLLVWMQLRSMGLYMEGNPYTGFFYIMTAMHAVHVIGGIVALGSVLLSLSSTSVSDTRAKRIGSIANVVGWYWHFMGAIWIVMLALLGFWR, encoded by the coding sequence ATGGTTTCAGGCACTAAAGACAGCAGACCAACGACGCTCGCCGATATCGCCGCGGATGGCACCGTGGGCGGAGGATATCCCGGCGGTTCCGGGGGCCGCGGAGACGGACCGGATCCGTATGAGGTATTGCAGCCGATGGGACCGACTTCAGACAAATCGAGAATTCTTACGGGTTTTATTCTGCTTGTTGTTGCGATGACCTTCGCAGGCTTGTTCGGGGCATATGTCGTTATCGCCACGAACGGGGCTTTGGAATGGCGGCCATTCGACCTGCCTTTCCAAGTTTGGCTAAGCACGCTGTTCATTGTGCTCAGCAGTATTACGTATCATTTGGGAAAGCTTGCGGTTGATAGGATCCAGTATCAAACCGCTCGCAAGTGGATGATCGCAACTACCGCCTTGGGCGGGACCTTCATAGCTTCACAACTTCTGGTGTGGATGCAATTAAGGTCGATGGGCCTGTATATGGAGGGGAACCCGTACACGGGATTTTTCTACATAATGACAGCGATGCATGCGGTTCATGTGATCGGCGGGATCGTTGCCCTGGGAAGCGTTCTGTTGTCGCTCAGTTCAACTTCCGTTTCAGATACCCGAGCAAAACGCATAGGTTCGATCGCCAATGTGGTCGGATGGTACTGGCACTTTATGGGGGCGATCTGGATAGTAATGCTCGCCTTGCTGGGGTTTTGGCGGTGA